The Dethiosulfovibrio peptidovorans genome window below encodes:
- the pseC gene encoding UDP-4-amino-4,6-dideoxy-N-acetyl-beta-L-altrosamine transaminase: MIPYGHQCVDDDDIAAVTAVLRGEWLTQGPAVEAFEAGLCNATGARHVVAFSSGTAALHGAMYAAGVGTGDEVITTPLTFAATANAALYQGGRPVFADVDADTGCLDPDEVFAKLSSAVKVIAPVSYSGFPVDIVPFIEMARSVGALVVEDGCHALGARRGGRAVGQEADMTVFSFHPVKHITTGEGGAVVTDDPSLAERLRLFRSHGITKDPVVMENPDGPWANQMMDLGYNYRLSDIQCALGLSQLSKLDRFLEERRAVAYRYDRDLSALPGCVLPQAHPGHGYHLYSFRVPPEARKELFIHLRELGIWVQVHYAPVHLHPYYQRRFGYRPGDFPKAERFSSMEISLPIYVGLSPEDQDRVTKAIRVWFS; encoded by the coding sequence TTGATTCCCTACGGACATCAGTGTGTCGACGACGACGATATCGCTGCTGTGACGGCTGTTTTGAGGGGCGAGTGGCTCACTCAGGGGCCTGCGGTGGAGGCTTTTGAGGCGGGGCTGTGTAACGCCACAGGGGCTCGACATGTCGTGGCTTTTTCCAGCGGGACAGCCGCCCTTCATGGGGCTATGTACGCTGCCGGGGTTGGCACGGGAGACGAGGTTATCACGACGCCTCTGACGTTTGCCGCGACGGCGAATGCCGCTCTGTATCAGGGAGGACGACCGGTTTTTGCCGATGTGGACGCCGATACGGGATGTCTTGATCCCGACGAGGTTTTTGCGAAACTCTCCTCGGCGGTGAAGGTGATCGCTCCCGTGAGTTACAGCGGTTTTCCCGTCGATATAGTGCCTTTCATTGAGATGGCCCGGTCCGTGGGGGCTTTGGTCGTTGAGGATGGATGCCACGCTCTGGGAGCTCGGCGCGGAGGACGTGCGGTTGGGCAGGAGGCCGATATGACGGTCTTCAGTTTCCACCCGGTGAAGCACATCACCACCGGCGAGGGGGGGGCAGTCGTGACCGACGATCCTTCGTTGGCAGAGAGGCTTCGGTTGTTTCGCTCTCACGGGATCACCAAAGATCCTGTGGTTATGGAGAATCCCGACGGTCCGTGGGCTAATCAGATGATGGATCTGGGATACAATTACCGTCTCAGTGATATTCAGTGCGCCTTGGGGCTCAGCCAGTTGTCTAAGCTGGATCGGTTTTTGGAGGAGCGCCGGGCTGTGGCATATCGGTATGACCGTGATTTGTCGGCCCTGCCGGGATGCGTTTTGCCGCAGGCTCATCCTGGCCATGGTTATCACCTGTATTCCTTTCGAGTTCCGCCAGAGGCTCGAAAGGAGCTCTTCATCCATCTTCGGGAGCTGGGTATCTGGGTTCAGGTCCATTATGCACCCGTTCATCTCCATCCCTATTACCAAAGACGTTTCGGGTATCGCCCCGGCGATTTTCCCAAGGCCGAACGATTTTCGTCGATGGAGATTTCCCTGCCGATCTACGTGGGGTTGTCTCCTGAGGATCAGGATCGGGTGACGAAGGCGATTCGAGTATGGTTCTCGTAG
- the pseH gene encoding UDP-4-amino-4,6-dideoxy-N-acetyl-beta-L-altrosamine N-acetyltransferase: MEFFDLWSPAVSTETRSLLRIWRNRDDVRSQMVNDKEISEEEHRQWLDRLRNKEVFSDVRVAHVNGIPMGIIALSSIDIHAGSASWSMYIGESAFRGQGYSGAMVDEVIRWGFDELRLRRLYTSVLSTNERAFVQYLRRGFRLEGCWREHLIRSDSGKTVDLYWLGMLRSEWCRTKACTRSQ, translated from the coding sequence ATGGAGTTTTTTGATCTGTGGTCTCCAGCGGTGTCTACTGAGACCAGAAGTTTACTTCGAATATGGCGTAATCGAGATGATGTTCGTTCCCAGATGGTGAACGATAAGGAGATTTCCGAAGAAGAACACCGACAATGGCTGGATCGTCTGCGAAACAAAGAGGTTTTTTCTGATGTTCGGGTCGCTCACGTGAACGGTATCCCCATGGGAATCATCGCTCTGTCTTCCATCGACATTCACGCAGGCAGCGCTTCATGGAGCATGTATATCGGGGAGTCTGCTTTTCGAGGCCAGGGGTACTCGGGTGCTATGGTTGATGAGGTTATTCGTTGGGGGTTTGATGAACTGAGACTTCGTCGCCTCTATACGTCAGTTCTCTCAACCAACGAGAGGGCTTTCGTTCAGTATCTTCGTCGAGGTTTTCGTCTGGAGGGGTGTTGGCGTGAGCATTTGATTCGCTCCGACAGCGGGAAAACTGTGGACTTGTATTGGCTCGGCATGTTGCGATCTGAGTGGTGTCGTACCAAAGCTTGTACACGTAGCCAATAA
- a CDS encoding GlcNAc-PI de-N-acetylase codes for MNRSALVVAAHPDDEVLGCGGTMARLADDGWDVDVLILGEGITSRDGIRDAQKHVQDLEMLKETAQRANSVLGVRDVLFGDLPDNRFDIVPLLDVVKIVERCVDDRCPTMVFTHYEGDLNVDHRVTVRAVKTATRPMRGCPVVEVLSFSVLSSTEWNFGASVYAPQVFYDISTTLERKKQAMAAYTGELREWPHPRSLPAIEHEARGRGSVIGGDAAEGFVLLRSVR; via the coding sequence ATGAATAGATCTGCGTTGGTGGTCGCCGCTCACCCCGATGATGAGGTTTTGGGCTGTGGGGGAACTATGGCTCGTTTGGCCGATGATGGCTGGGATGTGGATGTGCTGATCCTGGGCGAGGGAATAACGTCCCGTGATGGTATCCGAGACGCTCAGAAACACGTTCAAGATCTGGAGATGTTGAAGGAGACGGCTCAAAGGGCCAACAGCGTTTTAGGGGTTCGGGATGTCCTCTTTGGCGACCTGCCGGACAATCGCTTCGATATCGTTCCTTTGCTGGATGTGGTCAAGATCGTTGAGAGATGCGTGGATGATCGCTGTCCCACTATGGTTTTTACTCATTACGAGGGAGACCTGAATGTGGATCATCGGGTGACGGTTCGGGCCGTGAAGACGGCGACACGCCCGATGAGAGGTTGTCCTGTTGTCGAGGTCCTTTCTTTCTCTGTCCTCTCGTCCACCGAGTGGAATTTTGGAGCCTCTGTCTATGCACCACAGGTGTTTTACGACATTTCCACAACCCTGGAGAGAAAAAAACAGGCCATGGCCGCCTATACAGGAGAACTTCGGGAATGGCCTCACCCTCGGTCGTTACCGGCCATAGAACATGAGGCTCGTGGAAGGGGCTCTGTTATCGGCGGTGATGCCGCTGAGGGGTTTGTCCTCCTGCGGTCTGTGAGGTGA
- a CDS encoding methionyl-tRNA formyltransferase: MSSFVVCSKGEGAREAFRRFTVGPWADGRHWFLINKPEDLTISFLREVSPRYVFFPHWSWLVPEDIWSEYECVVFHLGDVPDGRGGSPIQNHIARGLYDTFLTALRMNGGLDTGPVYGKWPMSLRCGTVDEILSAVMSKIFEEIIPWMLSSFPVPQPQEGTGEVFPRRTDSDGDISQLSSLEQLHDWIRMLDGEGYPRAFADCGPFRLRFSRARQETHQVVSDVFFSIREDDHE, from the coding sequence GTGTCGTCTTTTGTGGTCTGTTCGAAGGGGGAGGGCGCACGTGAGGCGTTCCGCCGTTTTACCGTCGGACCATGGGCCGACGGGAGACATTGGTTTTTGATTAATAAACCTGAGGATCTGACAATCTCCTTTCTTCGGGAGGTGAGTCCCAGGTACGTATTTTTTCCACATTGGAGCTGGCTCGTCCCCGAGGATATCTGGTCCGAGTACGAGTGTGTCGTCTTTCATCTGGGAGATGTTCCCGACGGACGAGGCGGGAGTCCTATCCAAAACCATATTGCGAGAGGTCTCTATGACACTTTTTTGACGGCTCTGCGTATGAATGGTGGTCTCGACACTGGCCCTGTGTATGGAAAGTGGCCGATGTCCCTTCGGTGTGGGACTGTCGATGAGATTTTATCCGCTGTCATGTCGAAAATATTTGAAGAGATCATTCCATGGATGCTCTCGTCTTTTCCGGTTCCCCAGCCGCAAGAGGGAACCGGAGAGGTCTTCCCGAGGCGGACCGACTCCGATGGCGACATCTCTCAGCTGTCATCGCTTGAACAGCTTCACGATTGGATTCGCATGCTCGATGGAGAGGGCTACCCTCGGGCTTTCGCCGATTGTGGCCCCTTTCGGTTGCGATTTTCCAGAGCCAGACAGGAAACGCACCAGGTCGTTTCTGACGTCTTTTTTTCCATAAGGGAGGATGATCATGAATAG
- a CDS encoding N-acetylneuraminate synthase yields MTIELSGSRRIGDGHPCFIIAEVGANHNRSYELALRHIDAAVTAGADAVKFQIYSADTMYSKKTPMHSGYDKDLHTLISEIETPRDWLPGLAAYCQEKGILFFATPFDHQAIEELDEVSDFFKIASFELVDLDLIEHCASKGKPMIVSTGLATMAEIEDVYRACRKAGNEQVVFLQCASAYPAPPHIMNLRSMETIRRAFGTLVGLSDHTPGVHVSVAAVAMGASVVEKHFTLDRTMEGPDHPFAIEPDELLELVRQIRDVESAMGDGRKLGPSQEEMEFYLKARRSLHAAADIPRGTTITREMIVCKRPGYGIAPKHRNLVVGRTAAVDIEADQWITWEMV; encoded by the coding sequence GTGACCATCGAGCTGTCCGGCAGCAGACGAATCGGCGATGGCCATCCATGTTTTATCATCGCCGAGGTGGGGGCCAATCACAACCGCTCCTACGAGTTGGCCCTCCGTCACATCGACGCCGCTGTGACGGCTGGAGCCGACGCTGTCAAGTTTCAGATCTACTCGGCGGATACGATGTACTCCAAAAAGACACCCATGCACTCAGGGTATGACAAAGACCTTCACACTCTCATATCGGAGATAGAGACCCCCAGAGATTGGCTCCCAGGCTTGGCTGCCTACTGTCAGGAGAAGGGAATTCTTTTTTTTGCTACGCCGTTTGACCACCAGGCTATTGAGGAGTTGGACGAGGTGAGCGATTTTTTCAAGATCGCCTCTTTTGAACTGGTGGACCTGGATTTAATCGAGCACTGTGCGTCCAAGGGCAAGCCCATGATCGTTTCCACCGGTCTGGCGACCATGGCCGAGATCGAGGATGTCTACCGAGCCTGCAGGAAAGCCGGAAACGAGCAGGTGGTTTTTCTTCAATGTGCTTCGGCTTATCCAGCACCTCCCCACATCATGAACCTCCGCAGTATGGAGACCATTCGCAGGGCTTTCGGTACTTTGGTTGGCCTGTCGGATCACACGCCAGGGGTTCACGTGTCGGTGGCTGCCGTCGCCATGGGGGCGTCGGTGGTGGAGAAGCATTTTACGTTGGATCGAACCATGGAGGGGCCGGATCATCCTTTTGCCATCGAGCCCGATGAGCTCTTGGAGCTGGTTCGCCAGATTCGGGACGTAGAATCGGCCATGGGCGATGGCCGAAAGCTCGGTCCTTCTCAGGAGGAGATGGAGTTTTATCTCAAGGCTCGGCGTAGTCTGCACGCTGCTGCGGATATCCCCAGGGGGACGACTATCACCAGGGAGATGATCGTCTGCAAGAGGCCGGGGTATGGTATCGCACCCAAGCATCGGAATCTCGTGGTGGGACGAACTGCCGCCGTCGATATCGAAGCGGATCAGTGGATAACCTGGGAGATGGTGTAG
- a CDS encoding aminotransferase class III yields MTIEKSLAMQDRAKRRIPGMTQLLSKRPDMFSLGVWPGYYQKAKGCLVWDLDGNRYVDMSISGIGANVLGYCDDDVDAAVIEAIRQGSSSSLNCPEEVALADLLCELHPWADMARYTRSGGEAMAVAVRIARARTGKDIVAFCGYHGWHDWYIAANVGTENALGEHLLSGLSPSGVPKALKGTAFPFRFNRPDELEGIVNRYGKNLAAVILEPIRNDPPTEDFVRAVREFADHCGAVLIVDEISAGFRMNTGGAHRLFGYEPDMAVFSKALGNGYPIGTVIGKGAVMSSAQETFVSSTCWTERTGPAAALATIRKHRRENVGEHLVVLGRTVQEGWDRLLNKHGIPGHVGGMYPMSHVDFETPEPQTTKALFVQLMLDRGYLASNLFYAMSAHTMDDVTEYLAAVDEVFSEIALCLSLKDCRRRLRGKPASVGFKRLT; encoded by the coding sequence ATGACCATAGAAAAGAGCCTGGCCATGCAGGATCGGGCTAAACGGCGTATCCCCGGGATGACGCAGCTTCTGTCAAAACGACCGGATATGTTCTCGCTGGGTGTCTGGCCTGGGTATTATCAGAAGGCCAAAGGATGCCTTGTCTGGGATTTAGACGGCAATCGGTATGTCGATATGAGCATCTCGGGCATCGGGGCCAACGTTCTCGGGTATTGTGACGACGACGTGGATGCGGCGGTTATAGAGGCCATTCGTCAGGGAAGCTCCTCGTCGCTTAACTGTCCCGAAGAGGTGGCGTTGGCTGATCTGCTGTGTGAGCTTCATCCATGGGCCGATATGGCGCGGTATACCCGCTCTGGAGGCGAGGCTATGGCCGTTGCGGTTCGCATCGCTAGGGCCCGTACGGGCAAGGATATCGTGGCTTTTTGCGGCTATCATGGGTGGCACGACTGGTATATCGCCGCAAACGTGGGAACGGAAAACGCTCTGGGGGAACACCTGCTGTCGGGGTTGAGCCCCAGCGGTGTGCCGAAGGCATTGAAGGGAACGGCCTTTCCCTTCCGCTTCAATCGCCCCGATGAGTTGGAAGGCATCGTAAATCGTTACGGAAAGAACCTGGCTGCGGTTATTCTCGAGCCCATTCGAAACGATCCGCCCACAGAGGATTTTGTCAGGGCAGTCCGGGAATTTGCCGATCACTGCGGAGCGGTGCTCATCGTGGACGAGATATCAGCCGGTTTCCGTATGAACACCGGTGGTGCTCACCGTCTGTTTGGCTATGAACCCGACATGGCCGTCTTTTCAAAAGCTCTGGGCAACGGCTACCCTATCGGCACGGTTATCGGCAAGGGTGCTGTGATGTCCTCGGCTCAGGAGACCTTCGTCTCCAGCACGTGCTGGACCGAGCGAACCGGTCCGGCTGCGGCCCTGGCGACCATACGAAAGCACAGAAGAGAGAATGTGGGCGAGCACCTGGTGGTCCTTGGAAGGACCGTTCAGGAAGGCTGGGACCGTCTGTTGAACAAACACGGCATCCCCGGCCATGTCGGCGGAATGTATCCCATGAGTCACGTGGATTTCGAGACTCCCGAACCTCAGACGACAAAGGCCCTGTTTGTTCAGCTTATGTTGGATAGGGGGTATCTGGCTTCTAATCTTTTCTATGCCATGAGCGCCCATACCATGGACGATGTGACGGAGTACCTGGCTGCTGTGGATGAGGTTTTCTCGGAGATTGCGTTGTGCCTTTCGCTCAAGGATTGTCGCCGACGGCTTCGGGGCAAACCGGCGTCCGTTGGTTTTAAGCGTTTGACGTGA
- a CDS encoding spore coat protein produces MILRQVERVERARCLDGLMIATSTDVSDDVLASLCEKNGVVCFRGSLNDVLDRFYRAAEGVHPDHVVRLTGDCPLIDPDVIDRVMELHVREDNEYTSNTIAPTYPDGLDVEVLRFSVLEEAWRYAELPSEREHVTSFVHTRPERFRCGSLLRDGEDLSSMRWTVDEPEDYAFVKAVYDSLYPANPTFSTDDVLELLRKRPDLESLNDGFERNEGYTRSLLEDQAFVHRQNHKGGERA; encoded by the coding sequence ATGATCCTTCGTCAGGTGGAACGGGTTGAGCGGGCCCGCTGTCTGGATGGCTTGATGATCGCCACCAGCACCGACGTTTCCGACGACGTACTGGCGTCTCTGTGTGAAAAAAATGGGGTCGTCTGTTTTCGGGGGAGTCTCAACGATGTTCTGGACCGATTCTACAGGGCGGCGGAGGGAGTTCACCCAGACCATGTCGTTCGGTTGACAGGCGACTGTCCTCTGATCGATCCGGACGTTATCGACCGGGTGATGGAGCTCCATGTACGAGAAGACAACGAGTACACCAGCAACACGATAGCTCCTACCTATCCCGACGGGTTAGACGTGGAGGTCCTCCGTTTCTCCGTTTTGGAGGAGGCCTGGCGATATGCCGAGCTGCCATCGGAGCGGGAACACGTCACCTCTTTTGTCCATACCAGGCCTGAGCGGTTTCGATGTGGTTCTCTGCTCAGAGACGGGGAAGACCTGTCATCCATGCGGTGGACCGTGGACGAACCCGAGGATTACGCGTTCGTCAAGGCGGTATACGATTCTCTGTATCCCGCTAATCCGACCTTTTCCACCGATGATGTCCTGGAGCTGTTGCGAAAGCGTCCCGATCTGGAGAGTCTGAACGACGGTTTTGAACGCAACGAGGGGTACACTCGATCTCTTTTGGAGGATCAGGCGTTTGTACATCGACAAAACCACAAAGGCGGTGAGCGAGCATGA
- a CDS encoding GNAT family N-acetyltransferase has protein sequence MDCNDVFLRILASDDVSERYLRWMSDPDVLLYLESRFASFSLQSLRGYVEAVNASSRDILFGIFTRQDGHVGNVKIGGIDPVHRFGDLGILVGEPGVRGRGIGTKAIVLATQYAFCDLNLNKLFAGIYAPNEPSRRAFEKAGYRQAGVLRQHRFFKGAFVDQIMMECLR, from the coding sequence ATGGATTGTAACGACGTGTTTTTACGGATACTGGCGTCAGATGACGTCTCCGAACGGTATCTGCGGTGGATGAGCGATCCAGATGTCCTTCTGTATCTGGAGTCTCGTTTTGCGTCTTTCTCTTTACAATCTCTTCGAGGGTATGTTGAGGCGGTCAATGCCAGTTCTCGAGATATCCTTTTTGGGATATTCACACGGCAGGACGGTCACGTGGGCAACGTGAAGATCGGCGGGATCGATCCGGTTCACCGATTTGGCGATCTCGGGATCCTGGTTGGTGAGCCCGGGGTGAGAGGGCGGGGGATTGGCACCAAAGCTATCGTTTTGGCAACCCAATACGCCTTCTGCGATCTGAACCTCAATAAACTCTTTGCCGGGATCTACGCCCCCAACGAGCCGTCCCGGCGGGCATTTGAAAAGGCGGGGTATCGGCAGGCGGGGGTGTTGAGACAGCATCGTTTCTTTAAAGGTGCTTTTGTCGACCAGATTATGATGGAGTGCCTCCGGTGA
- a CDS encoding aryl-alcohol dehydrogenase: MIQERLFDRLGLGTAQFGLSYGISNRRGCTEPDEVAAILRYGHDRGLRCLDTAPVYGNAESVLGRTMPEGHEFLVVSKVPSGGSSPLEGVSRTLRSLGVPSLYGVLVHNAQDLLGSQEESLWCELCRCREEGLTQKIGVSLYRPQEAEAVLERYDVDLVQFPMNILDQRFLQNDLLGRMKRRGLELHVRSCFLQGLLLMEPDEPSSYFDAVRPLLRSLRDIGQDRGLSPLAMALGFCLAVPEVDRLVVGVNGLEHLKEIGQVLSQRPERWGHGLSSFAVDDPAVVEPVYWPKEADTRHGL, translated from the coding sequence ATGATTCAGGAGAGATTGTTTGACCGGCTGGGGCTGGGGACTGCGCAGTTTGGGCTCTCATACGGTATCTCCAACAGAAGGGGATGCACCGAGCCCGATGAGGTCGCAGCCATTTTGCGATACGGTCATGACCGGGGGCTTCGATGTCTCGATACGGCTCCGGTGTACGGCAACGCCGAGTCGGTTCTAGGTCGGACCATGCCTGAGGGGCATGAGTTTTTGGTGGTGAGCAAGGTCCCTTCCGGGGGTTCTTCTCCCCTGGAGGGGGTGTCCCGAACCCTGAGATCTCTGGGAGTTCCCTCTTTATATGGGGTATTGGTCCATAACGCGCAGGACCTGCTTGGTTCTCAGGAAGAGTCCCTCTGGTGTGAGCTGTGTCGTTGCAGGGAGGAGGGGCTGACCCAAAAGATCGGGGTTTCTCTCTATCGTCCTCAGGAAGCCGAGGCCGTTCTGGAAAGATACGACGTGGATCTGGTTCAGTTCCCCATGAATATTTTGGATCAGAGATTTCTTCAAAACGATCTTCTCGGGCGTATGAAACGCCGGGGCCTTGAGCTTCACGTTCGTTCCTGTTTTTTGCAGGGGCTCTTGCTGATGGAGCCCGACGAGCCATCCTCGTATTTTGACGCCGTTCGGCCCCTGCTGCGATCGTTGCGGGATATTGGGCAAGATCGTGGGCTTTCTCCTTTAGCGATGGCCCTGGGATTTTGTCTGGCCGTTCCCGAGGTGGATCGGCTGGTGGTCGGGGTGAACGGTCTGGAACATCTTAAAGAGATCGGGCAGGTTCTGTCTCAGAGGCCTGAGAGGTGGGGCCATGGTCTATCGTCCTTCGCCGTCGACGATCCGGCAGTGGTGGAGCCCGTGTATTGGCCAAAGGAGGCTGACACCAGACATGGATTGTAA
- the pseB gene encoding UDP-N-acetylglucosamine 4,6-dehydratase (inverting), translating to MFGGRAVLVTGGTGSFGKAFIRHLLRTQSPPPRRVIVYSRDEFKQYEMQQSFDHPAMRYFIGDVRDGERLSMAMKGVDFVVHAAALKQVPAAEYNPMECIKTNVDGAYNVIRAAIAADVERVIALSTDKAANPVNLYGATKLCSDKLFIAANNLVGEGRTRFAVVRYGNVVGSRGSVIPFFRQLLEQGASELPITDPRMTRFVITLSQGVEFVLKAFQRTQLGEIFIPKIPSLRIVDLAEVMAPGLPQKIVGSRPGEKLHEVMCPADDSKRTLEFHDHFVITPSVSFLKPVEYASNPLGEKGVPVSEGFEYSSGANPQVLSHDEILQLIEQG from the coding sequence GTGTTTGGTGGAAGGGCCGTTTTGGTGACCGGTGGAACCGGTTCGTTTGGTAAGGCGTTTATCCGACATCTGTTGCGGACTCAGTCTCCTCCTCCTCGGCGGGTTATCGTCTACTCTCGGGATGAATTTAAGCAGTATGAGATGCAGCAATCCTTCGACCATCCAGCCATGCGCTATTTTATCGGCGATGTTCGGGATGGGGAACGTCTGTCCATGGCGATGAAGGGCGTGGATTTCGTGGTCCATGCCGCTGCGCTCAAGCAGGTTCCCGCAGCGGAGTATAACCCCATGGAGTGTATAAAGACCAACGTGGATGGTGCCTACAACGTCATCCGTGCGGCTATCGCTGCTGATGTGGAGCGGGTTATCGCCCTCTCCACCGATAAGGCCGCCAATCCCGTCAATCTCTATGGGGCAACCAAGCTGTGTTCCGATAAGCTGTTCATCGCTGCCAACAACCTGGTGGGAGAGGGGAGAACCCGCTTTGCCGTGGTCCGCTATGGCAACGTGGTTGGATCCCGGGGGTCGGTGATTCCCTTTTTTCGTCAACTTCTGGAACAGGGAGCTTCGGAGCTTCCCATCACTGATCCCAGGATGACCCGATTCGTCATCACGCTCTCTCAGGGGGTGGAGTTTGTCCTCAAGGCCTTTCAACGAACTCAGCTTGGAGAGATTTTCATCCCGAAGATCCCCTCTCTTCGGATCGTCGATCTCGCCGAGGTGATGGCTCCCGGGTTGCCCCAAAAGATCGTGGGAAGTCGCCCAGGGGAGAAGCTTCACGAGGTGATGTGTCCTGCCGACGACTCGAAACGCACTCTGGAGTTTCACGATCATTTTGTTATCACTCCGTCTGTCAGTTTTCTTAAACCGGTTGAGTATGCCTCAAATCCTTTGGGCGAGAAGGGGGTGCCGGTGTCGGAGGGGTTTGAGTATAGTTCGGGGGCTAATCCTCAGGTGTTATCTCACGACGAGATCCTGCAATTGATAGAACAGGGATGA